The following proteins come from a genomic window of Bacteroidota bacterium:
- a CDS encoding amino acid permease — MKSLKRALGLYATTALVIGSVVGSGIFSSPSQMARDLPSAPYLMGVWVLAGVLTLFGAFTQCELVGQMPKTGGLYEYFREVYGEGLGFLYGWANLMIAGSGAIAAISFFFAQYFENFIALPHFTHALTSLGLSETTPWNIPLLGAIYPYQFLGRKIVAAGLVVFLTALNVRGVKLGGTLQSISTTAKLLAILAIVVVAFMAGGHVGSTSHWSSATSTLSGWTLFGAVALAMSGAFWSYDGWGNAAYIADEVREPKRTIPKAIILGTLTFITVYFVVNLAYFYILSVEGVANAPGDRVASQMMFAVVGASGAGVIALLMMLSAFDTTNSSVLTNARVYYAMARNQLFYRPAATVHPKFQTPHVALILQGVWSIVLLVTGSFDLITSMYVFVNWVLYVLMAVAVFVLRARSAKMAEPRDRPFSVPGYPYVPAIFILFASAYVIITLVSDIQAYNAGTQPLIHSVTGLVLVLTGLPFYFFWRTKRRALNSERDSRSGS; from the coding sequence GTGAAGAGTCTTAAGCGTGCCCTAGGCTTGTATGCCACGACCGCCCTGGTCATTGGGTCCGTCGTTGGTTCGGGTATTTTTTCGTCGCCATCACAGATGGCGCGCGATCTTCCAAGCGCGCCGTATCTGATGGGAGTTTGGGTGCTCGCCGGCGTGCTCACGCTCTTCGGCGCTTTCACGCAGTGCGAGTTGGTCGGTCAAATGCCGAAGACCGGTGGGCTCTACGAGTACTTCCGCGAAGTCTATGGCGAAGGGCTCGGCTTCCTTTATGGTTGGGCAAACCTGATGATAGCCGGTTCCGGCGCTATTGCCGCCATCAGCTTCTTCTTTGCGCAGTATTTTGAGAACTTCATTGCACTGCCTCACTTCACGCATGCGCTCACTTCGCTTGGCCTCTCGGAAACGACTCCCTGGAACATCCCATTGCTCGGTGCTATTTATCCGTATCAATTCCTTGGACGTAAGATCGTTGCCGCCGGGCTCGTCGTGTTCCTGACTGCGCTCAACGTGCGCGGTGTCAAGTTGGGAGGGACGCTACAAAGCATCTCGACCACTGCGAAGCTGCTTGCGATCCTCGCCATCGTCGTAGTTGCTTTCATGGCAGGAGGTCACGTCGGCAGTACCAGCCACTGGAGTTCGGCTACGTCAACGCTCTCCGGATGGACACTTTTTGGCGCTGTCGCTCTGGCGATGTCGGGAGCGTTCTGGTCCTACGACGGATGGGGAAACGCGGCTTATATTGCCGACGAAGTGCGCGAGCCGAAACGGACCATTCCAAAGGCGATCATTCTCGGTACGCTCACATTTATCACCGTGTATTTCGTGGTGAATCTGGCGTACTTCTATATCCTTTCGGTCGAAGGCGTGGCGAACGCGCCTGGTGATCGTGTGGCCTCCCAAATGATGTTTGCCGTTGTCGGTGCCAGTGGGGCAGGAGTGATCGCACTGCTCATGATGCTCTCAGCGTTTGATACCACGAACTCCAGCGTCCTGACCAATGCGCGCGTCTATTATGCGATGGCCCGCAATCAGTTATTTTATCGGCCGGCGGCGACGGTCCATCCAAAATTCCAGACGCCGCACGTTGCGCTGATTTTGCAAGGTGTATGGTCTATCGTGTTGCTTGTAACCGGTTCATTCGATCTCATTACGAGCATGTACGTCTTTGTCAATTGGGTGCTTTATGTGCTGATGGCTGTGGCCGTCTTTGTGTTGCGAGCGCGCTCGGCCAAGATGGCCGAGCCACGCGATAGGCCATTCTCGGTCCCTGGCTATCCTTATGTTCCGGCAATCTTCATCCTGTTTGCGAGCGCGTATGTAATCATTACGCTTGTGTCCGATATCCAGGCTTACAATGCGGGCACGCAGCCGCTCATCCATAGCGTAACGGGACTCGTGCTTGTACTGACGGGGTTGCCATTTTATTTCTTCTGGCGCACGAAGCGGCGTGCTCTCAACTCTGAACGTGATTCGCGCTCGGGTTCTTGA
- the bshB1 gene encoding bacillithiol biosynthesis deacetylase BshB1: protein MQPIDLLAIAAHPDDAEIGCGGTLLLAKRDGKRTGIVDLTRGELSTRGTLESRAKETEAASRVLGLDYRKNLGMPDGNIELSRDNVATLVAEIRKTRPTIVLAPPPKERHPDHEAASELAHRACFYSGLAKYPVDGEPHRPLLVLNYIQTYSLEPRIIVDVSEVFEDRMRAIEAYGTQFGGKDAKPVDQSLVPEPETFLSQGGFVDWLRARSGAWGLMIGAKYGEAFSSPEPLGTKDLFNLVTKTIA, encoded by the coding sequence ATGCAACCAATAGACCTCCTTGCAATAGCCGCGCACCCCGATGACGCTGAAATCGGCTGTGGCGGCACATTGCTCCTCGCGAAGCGCGACGGTAAACGGACCGGCATCGTCGATCTCACCCGTGGCGAGTTATCGACTCGCGGAACACTCGAATCGCGCGCGAAAGAGACGGAAGCCGCTTCGAGAGTTCTTGGTCTTGATTATCGGAAGAATCTTGGGATGCCCGATGGCAATATCGAGCTTTCGCGGGACAACGTTGCCACGCTCGTAGCTGAGATTCGCAAAACGCGGCCAACGATTGTGCTTGCACCGCCGCCAAAGGAGCGGCATCCAGACCACGAAGCCGCGAGCGAACTCGCGCACCGTGCGTGTTTTTATTCCGGACTGGCAAAGTATCCTGTGGATGGCGAACCGCATCGACCTCTGCTTGTATTGAATTACATCCAGACGTATTCGCTCGAGCCGCGGATCATTGTCGATGTATCGGAGGTGTTTGAGGACCGCATGCGAGCCATCGAGGCATACGGCACACAGTTTGGCGGCAAAGATGCAAAACCCGTTGACCAAAGCCTTGTGCCAGAACCGGAGACATTCTTGTCTCAAGGTGGATTTGTTGATTGGCTGCGCGCGCGGAGTGGGGCCTGGGGACTGATGATCGGGGCAAAATATGGAGAAGCATTCTCATCGCCCGAACCGCTTGGCACCAAGGACCTGTTCAATCTGGTAACGAAAACGATTGCGTAG
- a CDS encoding OmpA family protein, translating into MRSLLLIVVLAMLAAGCSSPVERKPFTCPPPPEPLCAPGKFDKMLLDTMFHGLGHIQSHITELPSPINSQAHDYSIAFVPSPNGMVAIVTSDRSDAARDAVVTRVQRLFASRFINTTHFGELRPVQTGSFSAPIGAGVYSKADGLFYFSAKAANGDPDDYDLFTGKLEFSGEDVELREIQPIPSLNSVSHFESQPALSPDGLNIYFVSDRPGGSGGTDIWHASRRSSSSQEWSPPQPLAPPINSECDEMSPYISPDDPNTLYFASNGHETVGGYDLFKSEIKRGVFSDPQNLGKPINSACDETFPVQLNDTALFWSSNVPSNQAGFNLFAITRTTLAGPVVKGHITEAPKPEIGRLKIDTMAAPRGPVSLEVHVTRGADYRPAVGSDVFIKRDSGTLFRGAVPANGAILFKVLPNQEYDAGAESEEAFFDVKHVDLRGLHDTTVRVDLHLPDTLVLRINFPFDDYQHPYEFVIDENGQPSNMTWRQALDLTAHAALRSQERLKELLLIGHTDSLGTDSYNDRLGLRRATFIADELQARGVPKRLLQVASKGRVQPVATRPGEDDELFRLRSRRVEFIKVFK; encoded by the coding sequence TTGCGTAGTCTTCTTTTAATTGTAGTTCTCGCCATGCTGGCTGCCGGCTGCTCGTCACCAGTCGAGCGGAAGCCGTTTACGTGTCCTCCTCCTCCTGAGCCACTTTGCGCGCCAGGCAAGTTCGATAAGATGCTGCTTGACACGATGTTCCATGGCCTGGGGCATATTCAATCGCATATCACCGAGCTCCCTTCACCGATCAATAGTCAGGCGCATGACTATTCCATTGCATTTGTGCCTTCACCGAATGGAATGGTTGCGATCGTTACCAGCGACCGTTCGGATGCTGCGCGCGATGCTGTCGTAACCCGAGTACAGCGCCTCTTTGCTTCACGTTTCATCAATACCACTCACTTCGGTGAGCTTCGACCGGTTCAAACCGGCTCGTTTTCGGCCCCGATCGGTGCAGGTGTTTATTCGAAGGCCGACGGCCTGTTCTATTTCTCCGCCAAGGCCGCGAACGGCGATCCGGACGATTACGATCTTTTTACTGGCAAGCTTGAATTCAGCGGCGAAGATGTCGAATTGAGAGAGATTCAGCCGATTCCATCGTTGAATTCTGTGAGTCATTTCGAGAGCCAGCCTGCACTAAGTCCCGATGGACTGAATATTTATTTTGTGAGCGACCGACCCGGCGGCAGTGGTGGAACGGATATCTGGCACGCATCGCGACGCTCGAGTTCGTCTCAGGAATGGTCACCTCCACAGCCACTGGCGCCGCCTATTAATTCGGAGTGCGACGAAATGTCACCATATATTTCGCCCGACGACCCGAACACGCTTTACTTTGCCTCGAACGGCCACGAGACTGTTGGAGGATATGATCTCTTTAAGTCCGAGATCAAACGAGGAGTGTTTTCGGATCCACAAAATCTTGGGAAACCGATTAACTCTGCCTGTGATGAGACATTCCCGGTCCAACTGAATGATACCGCATTGTTTTGGTCTTCGAATGTGCCAAGCAATCAAGCCGGATTCAACTTGTTCGCGATCACACGTACCACTCTCGCTGGCCCGGTTGTAAAAGGTCACATTACAGAGGCGCCTAAGCCTGAGATAGGGCGTCTGAAAATTGACACGATGGCAGCACCGCGCGGACCTGTCAGTCTTGAAGTCCACGTGACCCGTGGAGCAGATTACAGACCAGCCGTTGGTTCGGACGTCTTCATTAAACGGGATTCTGGCACGCTGTTCCGCGGCGCCGTGCCCGCGAACGGCGCGATCCTCTTCAAAGTGCTTCCCAATCAGGAATATGATGCCGGAGCAGAATCCGAAGAAGCATTCTTCGATGTGAAGCATGTCGATTTACGCGGCTTGCACGATACGACCGTTCGAGTCGATCTGCACCTGCCGGATACGCTTGTCCTCCGAATCAATTTTCCCTTCGATGATTATCAGCACCCGTATGAATTCGTGATCGATGAGAACGGACAGCCATCGAATATGACCTGGCGGCAGGCGCTCGATCTGACCGCCCATGCTGCATTGCGCTCGCAGGAGCGGCTGAAGGAACTGCTATTGATTGGTCACACCGATTCGCTTGGTACCGATTCCTATAACGATCGTCTTGGGCTTCGGCGCGCAACTTTTATTGCCGATGAATTGCAGGCGCGTGGCGTGCCAAAGCGGCTGCTCCAGGTTGCATCGAAGGGGCGGGTACAGCCGGTCGCAACGCGCCCCGGTGAGGACGATGAGCTGTTCCGTTTGCGATCGCGACGGGTCGAATTTATCAAGGTATTCAAATGA